The Solibacillus isronensis sequence CCTTTTACATGTGTCGCAAATCCTTTAATCATCGTATTAATACGCCATTTCCCATTTCGGTCAACAAGCATTAAATAGCTTTCATCATGTTCTGTAGATAATGTATGATGATGTCCGAGATTTTTTATACTATACGGCTTCGTAATAACATCATTCACCATTTCAACACCAATCGGCATCGAAAACTGAAAATCTCCTTCATGCAAATCAAAATCAATTTTCAAATTACCGAATAGTGATAAGTCAACTTCAGGAAATGCTTTCAAATCTTTATTGTCGCGCTTTAACCATACTCCTTTTGAAATGACCGCTTCAGGTGTCGGAGAATATTCATCCGACAAAATATTAATATTTGCATAGCGCCCTGTAGCAATGAGCCCATGCAGATTTGTCATATTATAATAGCGCGCAACATTATAACTTGCCATATTATAAGCGTCAACCGGACGCACACCTGCTTCAAGGGCAGCACGAATACATTTATCCATCACACCATCTTCATGGAAGCTCGGTGTGGATCCATCTGTCGTCATCATTAACTGATCAAATATTTCGTAGCCTTTATCGACAACCGCTTTTAATAAATTAGGTAAATCCGGGCGAATTGAAGAATAGCGGAGAGTAACAGCATAACCATGCTGCAAACGCGCTTCAATATCTTCAATCGTCATTGATTCATGGTCACCATCGACTCCTAGTAAACGCATTTTAGCCAACGTTTTTTCGGATGCTCCCGGTAAATGGCCTTCGATTTTTTTCCCTTTATGCTTAGCTGCCTGAATCCAGTAGAGCATTTGATCGTCCCCGCGCATCAGACGAGGCCATCCTGTCAGTTCCCCACCGAGCAGTACGTCATGACGGTCAAGCCATTCCAATACTGAGGCATTTGAATATAATTCCCTTTCATTTTCAAGCTCCGTTTGTGAATCGAAGCGACTCCACCAGTAAAATGAAAATGGCAATTTAGCAAGCTCATCCATAAAAGAAAACGCTTTCTTATTTTTCATTAAAGAAACAAGAGTCATATTGTCTGAAATGAATGTAGTCGTGCCTGTCTGTGCACTGAATTCTGCGAAGCTGTGGGGATTGTACAATTGAAAAGGATGTACATGCGGCTCAATATAACCTGGTACAACTACTTTTCCGGCCAGATCAATAACCTCTGTCCCTTCTACATTTGCAGGCAGTTCCTTCCCGACATAAATGATGCGGTCATTGGATATCCAGATGTTTCCTGTTGCCCAACTTTTCATCATACTATGTAAGTACTTTGCATTTTTTAAAACTAGACTCGGAGCAGCATGCCCATCAATGATACCCACTTGCTCTCGAATATTACTTAACTTCCAACTAATTTCCGGCATATTCTGCACTCCCTTCAATTTTTCTACCATAATATAAGGACGCTCATAACTTTTCCAAGATGCTTATACCAGCTCTAAAAAATATACTGCTGCGATTCAAGTAGCTTCAGCAATTGTCTTTAACAGCTGCTGAAGCTAGATTAATGCGTATTGATTTAAAAGAAAAACACATACTTAATTCAATATATTTTGCTTTATGTAGGCAATTGCTACAATATTCCTTTTGGTGAATTAATCGTAACATAGCACTTTCATAAAGCAAAGTGTTTCCAAAATAATTTTGAAATTTTCTAAAAAAAGGAGTGAAGTAAGTTGCTAACCCCCAATATTTCTGAAACAAACGCTTTTATTCGTATGATGTGCGGTGTTGCAATGACCGCATTCGGTGTCGGAAGAATCGCTCATAAACCTCAATGCACAGTTGGTCGCATGATGATTCTTGCCGGTTCAATGAAAGTGGCGGAAGGTTATTATCAATATTGTCCAGTAGTCGCAATGGCCAAATCAGAACAAATGAACGAAATGATGCCCGTCAATGATTAAGAGGTGGATCTAGGGTATGTTGAATAATTGAATATAGCGCTTTTAGGTTTGTAGAATCTCAGTTAAGAAATTGCAATATCAACATAATATTACGAATCAGTGTTATCACCAATTTCATCATCATAGAATAAAGGAAGGGCTGAATACCCTTTCTTTATTTCGCTTACATAAGCAAATAAAATTTAACCGTAAAGTCCGAAACAAAGTTGATGGGCTGCAAAAAAACAAGCCTAACTCCACGAAATAAAACACAATGAAACTTCCTAACTTCCACTATTAATATTTCCCATTAATTAGACAAGCAGAGCTTAAATTAAGGCTCTTATAATCCTATTAACAATATCAGAATTGAACCATTTATACCGATTTACAGGCTTACTTACTGTGCTCAGTTTCAATATGGGATTGCTGTTGTAACCCTATTAATTTATGCGTCATTCATTTGGAACAGGAGGAAACATCATTAGCGAATTTGAAGATAGACAAAAGGAATCCGAGGTACCATCGTTTGAAAAGATATTGAATCAATTCACGAAAGAGTATTTTTCATCGATAACAGATGAGCAGCAGGAAAATAGTAATAGCTTTCCCAAAAAGAATTCACTCAATTTATTATTGGCCCACTTACTCTCGAACAATAAATATGAAACTACATACCCTGTCAATGAAGAAGAAGAAAGAAATGCTGTAGAAAAAATAAATCAGCTCATCGATGAAAATAAAAAAGAATTCCTGGAGATTCTAGGCTTACTGAAAGACAGGACTTGATAGGAGGAATCCATATGGATATTGAAAGCGTGAAAAATAAGGATGTACTACAATTACAGCAAACCATCATCTTTTTAAAATCAGAAATCGCGAAATATCAAAACGAAATATCCACCCTAAAAAGTATGGACTATTATTCAATGGTAAATAGTCTTGGTCAGGAACTGAGTCAGTTAGTAAACGAGAAAAAAGAACTTTCATTGGAATTAATGATGCTGAGGAAAAGCTTTGAAAAAGAGCTTAGCGAGTTGCATGAAAATATTCAGTTACGTGAAGAGCAAAGAATAAAACTGATTTCTTCCATTGAATCACTTGTGGAAAAAAAAGAAAACTTACAGAAAGAAAACAAACAATTAAAAGAGACAATCGAAAAAACAGCTAAAACCGAGACTCCTTCTGCCCGATCAGAAAACTATATACTGGCCGTAGAAGAACTTGATCATTTGCTGCGTTCTTTCATGAACAGTAACATTGAACAATTACTTTCTCTACGTGAAACGATCAATCAACAGCACGATCTGTTAAAGCATATTAAAGATAAAAACGATAAAATTTATTCTACCCTTGAAGAAATGGCACAAATAAAAGATCCTGAAAATAATAGTTATTCTCCGACCAATGAACAATCCATTACCCGAATCAACCTTGAAAATCAGCTCCAAAATTTATTCATTCAAGCAACCAGTTTTGAAACAGAGCTTGATGAAAAATTACGTATACTGGATGAGTTTGATGACAAGTTACTACTACTCGCCATTGAGATTGAGAAACATAAAAAAGGCGATATATAACAGAAAGCTTAGAGAATAGGAAAGGCGACACGTGTGCACGTATCACCTTTCCTTTATTTAAATGTTCTCCAACCAATATCTTTGCGGAAGAAGAAATTCGTCCATTCCTTTTTTGCAAGTTCAGCATATACTTTTTCCTGCGCTTCTTTTAACGTAGCTGCTTCTGACGCCACTAATAACACACGGCCACCGTTACCGACGAACTGGTCGCCCGCAAGCTTTGTCCCCGCATGGAATACCGGCAGTTCAATATCCGAAAGCTCGGGTAGAGCATTTCCTTTTTCCACATCACCCGGATAGCCTTCAGCCGCAACAACAACTCCTAGCATAGCCTCTTCTTTCCACTGTAAATCAAATAGCTGATCTTTCATTAAGCTCATCATAAATTCACCGAAGTCTGAAGCCATACGTGGTAACACGACTTGAGTTTCCGGATCACCAAAACGTGCATTGAACTCAATTACTTTCGGGCCTTTCGCAGTTAAAATTAAGCCTGCATACAGAATACCAGTGAATGATACCCCTTCTGCATCCATTGCTTTTACAGTTGGCTCTACGATTGTGTCATAAGCAACTTTTACAATATCCTCAGAAATTTGCGGTACTGGTGAATAAGCACCCATTCCGCCTGTATTTGGTCCTTTATCGCCATCATATGCACGTTTATGGTCTTGAGCAATGACCATTGGGTAAATTTGCCCTTTATGTACGAAACTCATGAAGCTAAATTCTTCGCCCTCGAGGAACTCTTCCACAACAACACGGGAAGAAGAATCACCGAAACGCTGGTTACCGATCATATCTTCCACAGCTTCAATTGCTTCTTGTTCTGTCATCGCTACAATAACACCTTTTCCGGCAGCTAACCCGTCCGCTTTAATTACAATCGGGGCACCTTGCGCTTTAATATAATCAACCGCTTTATCCGCTTCTGTAAATGTTTCATGCGCTGCCGTCGGAATATTATATTTGTTCATTATCTCTTTTGCATAAGACTTCGAACCTTCGATTTTAGCCGCCGCTTTTGTTGGACCGAAAATAACCAAGCCCTGCTCATTGAAGTAGTCAACGATTCCTTCTGCTAATGGCTGCTCCGGACCTACAAATGTTAAAGCTACCTCATTTTCTTTTACAAACTGTGCAAGTGCTGCGAAATCTAGTGCATCGATTGCAACAATTTGTGCATCCTGCTTCATTCCGTCATTTCCTGGTGCTACGAATACCTTTTGTACAGATGGTGCATTGTTGAATTGCTTCGCGATCGCATGCTCACGACCACCACTACCGATTACAAGAATGTTCATATTAGCTTCCCCTTTTATAGAAATTTGGATAAAAAAAACGCCCGCCAAATTTTAGGCGAGCGTTTTTCATTAATGGTCGTTTACACTGCGCTACCCGACCAAAAGTAGTGCTGTGCATCTTACAATCAATGATTATTTTATTATTAACAGTGCATCTCCCGGCCAAAGTCGATACAGTTGTTAATAAAATTTGGTTACGATGGGGACCCGGCCAAGAATCGCCCAATCGTCTTATTTATCCCTCTCCCGGCCAGAAAGAAGAATAAATAAAGCATTTGCAAACGCTTCTGCTAACGTCCGGCCAGAACATTAGCGAAACTTTATTCTATTATAACGTAAATTTAATAATTTCTCTACTGCTAACTTATTAATTAATGTTTAAAGTGACGAACCCCTGTAAACACCATTGTAATACCGTATTTGTTCGCTGCATCAATTGATTCCTGGTCTCTAATCGAGCCGCCTGGTTGAATGATTGCTTTAATACCGGCTTTTGCCGCCGCTTCCACTGTGTCGCCCATAGGGAAGAATGCATCCGAAGCTAATGCCGCGCCCTGTGCTTTTTCTCCAGCTTGTTCAAAGGCAATTTTTGCTGCCCCTACACGGTTCATTTGACCAGCACCAACACCTAATGTCATTTGTTTATCCGTTACAACAATGGCATTGGATTTTACATGCTTCACAACTGCCCAGCCTAGTTTTAATGCTTCCCACTCTTCTTCAGTCGGTTCACGGTCAGTCACAACTTGAATGTTTGCATCTGTAAATCCGAAACGGTCCGGCTCCTGTACAAGTAAACCACCTTCAACCGCTACAACATTGAATTGATCCTGTTTTTCTTGTGTGAAATCGATTGTTAACAGACGAATGTTTTTCTTTTGCGTTAAAATCTCTAATGCTTCTTCAGTAAAGCTTGGCGCAATGATGATTTCAAGGAAAATACCCGATAACTTTTCTGCAGTTGCTTTGTCCACTTCTTTATTTAATGCAATGATACCGCCGAATATCGATGTTGGATCTGCTTCATATGCTTTATTGAATGCTTCTTCGATTGTTTCACCAGTACCGACACCACATGGATTCATGTGCTTCACGGCAACCGCTGCAGGCATTTCAAATTCTTTTACGATTTGCAATGCTGCATTTGCATCTTGAATATTGTTGTACGATAATTCTTTACCGTGTAATTGGGTTGCATAGGCAATTGAGAAATCTGAACCTAATCGTTTTGCATAGAACGCAGCTTTTTGGTGAGGGTTTTCACCATAGCGCAATGTTTGTTTCAGCTCATATGTTAACGTCAGGTTTTCCGGGAACTCTTCGCCAATTGCATTCGATAAATGATTGGAAATATACGAATCATATGCAGCTGTATGACGGAATACTTTCGCTGCTAAACGACGACGTGTTGTCAATGTCGTTTTCCCTTCTGCCTTTAGCTCTTCCAATACGGCAGAATAGTCATTCGCATCAACAATTACCGTTACATAATCATGGTTTTTTGCTGCCGAACGTAGCATTGTCGGACCGCCGATATCGATGTTTTCAATTGCATCATCCCATGATACATCCGGTTTGGAAATTGTTTCGACGAACGGATACAGGTTGACACATACAATCTCGATCGGGCGGATGCCATGTTCATTCATTTGCGCAACATGGCTTGGCTCATCAAACTTACCTAAAAGACCGCCATGAATCATTGGATTTAATGTTTTCACACGGCCATCCAAAATTTCCGGGAAGTTTGTTACTTCATCCACTGCTGTTACCGGAACATTGTTTTGTTGTAATAAACTTTTTGTTCCTCCAGTAGAAAGTACTTCATAGCCAAGAGCTACTAATTCTTTTGCAAATTCTAAAATACCATTTTTATCTGAAACACTAATAAGTGCACGTTTCGTCACGATTAGGTCCTCCAATTCATTTTATCGGTGAGCAATGCCCTCACAGGAGCGGCTCATGCGAATTTACTTTTTTACATTAAATAATTGCTGTAATGTTTTCGTGTATAGCGCATGTTCTAATTTATGTATACGCTCTTCTGTCGCTTCACGGTTACCATCGACAACGTCAACTGCTCCTTGCGAGATAATCTTTCCCGTATCCATTCCCGCATCTACATAGTGTACCGTTACACCCGTAACTTTTACGCCGTGAGTCATCGCCTGACCAATGGCGTCTTTCCCGGGAAATGATGGCAGCAGCGACGGATGAATATTGATAATTCGATGCTCATAAGCTGATAATAGCGTTTCCCCTACAAGGCGCATATAACCTGCTAATATGATCCATTCAATCTCTCGTTCTTGTAACAGTTCCACAAGTTTTGCTTCGTAAGCTGCCTTGTCGGCAAAAGTTTTCGGTGCAAGCTCCATAACAGGTATACCGAAATTCTGTGCGCGTGTCACAACATAAGCACCCGGCTTATCCGTAATTACAAGCTCGATCGTCGCGTTAAGCTCACCGCGACTAATCGCTTCTTGAATTGCCTGGAAATTACTACCGCTCCCAGAAGCGAATACGGCAATTTTCGTACCCATTACACTAAGCTCCCGTCATGTTCGCCGTTGAAAATAACACCTTCACCGTTCACAACGCGACCGATTGTGTAAGCTTTTTCACCTTCAGCTTCTACCGCAGCGATCACTTTATCTGCTTCACTCGCTGGAACTGCAATAACAAAGCCGATTCCCATGTTGAATACGTTATATAAATCTTTGTCCGCCAATGCACCTTTTTCTTTTAAAAACTCAAAAATGCGCAGCACTGGCCAAGATCCTAAATCGATTTCAGTTGCCAAACCTTGTGGCATCATACGTGGCAGGTTTTCATAGAAGCCCCCGCCTGTTACGTGTGCACAACCGTGTACATCAGCAGCTTTAAGTGCTGCTAAAACAGGCTTTGCATAAAGCTTTGTAGGTACAAGAAGCGCTTCGCCGATTGGGCCAAGGTCTTCATAGCCTTCTACTACTGCATCAACTGCGATTTCATTGTCTGCAAATACAATTTTACGTACTAATGAATAGCCGTTTGAATGTACACCGCTGGAAGCAAGACCGATTAGAACATCGCCTTCCACAATTTTTTCACCTGTAATGATGTCCGATTTTTCACATGCACCTACAGCAAAACCAGCTAAATCGTACTCGTCTTCTTCGTAAAGACCCGGCATTTCAGCTGTTTCTCCGCCGATTAATGCTGCACCGGACTGTACACAACCGTCCGCAACACCTTTTACGATTTGCTCAATTTTTGCCGGCTCAGCTTTTCCTACTGCAACATAGTCAAGGAAGTAAAGCGGTTCAGCACCTTGTGCAACAATATCATTTACACACATTGCAACACAGTCCACACCGATTGTATCGTGTTTATCAACCATAAATGCAAGCTTCAACTTTGTCCCAACACCGTCCGTACCTGAAATAAGAACTGGTTCCTTTAAGTTCAGTGCAGACAAATCAAACATGCCTCCAAAGCCACCAAACGTTCCCATCACACCTAAACGGTTCGTACGCTCTACATGTGATTTCATACGTTTTACTGCTTCATAACCTGCCTCAATATTTACGCCTGCCTGTTCATATGCTTTTGACATAATGTACTTGCTCCTCCTTAATTTCTAACAGTCTTTTTCATGTGGTAAAACTGTGTCCGGGAAAATCTCTGTCGGGTATTTACCTGTAAAGCATGCAACACAAAGCCCTCCATTTTCATCTTCAAACGGGCGGTTCGTTGCACGGACCATACCTTCCAACGATAAAAATGTTAGTGTGTCAGCTTCAATTGCTACTCGTATATCTTCCACACTGTGGCTTGATGCAATCAGCTCTTCATGTGTCGATGTATCGATTCCGTAATAACAAGGATCTGTCATTGGCGGTGAAGAAATTACAACATGCACTTCTGCTGCCCCAGCTTCCTTCAGCATGCGCACAATGCGTCTCGATGTTGTACCACGTACGATTGAATCATCTACCATGACAACACGTTTTCCTTTTACGACTTGTACGACAGGTGAAAGCTTCATTTTTACACCGCGTTCGCGAAGTTCCTGTGTCGGCTGGATAAAAGTACGCCCAACATAGCGGTTTTTAATTAAACCAAGCTCGTATGGAATACCGCTCGCTTCGGAAAATCCGATCGCTGCAGAAATAGATGAGTCTGGAACTCCTGTAACAACATCCGCTTCAATATGGGCACATTCTTTTGCGAGTTCTTTACCCATACGTTTACGTGCCATATGGATATTCACTTCATCAATATTTGAATCAGGACGTGCAAGGTATACATATTCCATCGCACACATTGTCCGTTTATCCTTTTCAACATAGCTGTCGACTTCAAGACCATTGTTTGAAATGATCAATAACTCACCAGGCTCCACTTCACGTACGTATTCCGCACCGATTAAATCAAATGCACATGTTTCAGATGCAACTACATAAGAATCACCCAGCTTTCCAAGTGAAAGCGGACGTAAGCCGTTTCGGTCACGGGCTACAATCATTTGGTCATTCGTCAATAAAATAATCGAGAATGCGCCTTTTAATAACGACAATGCTTCTTTCACTTTTGAACGAAATGGTGAGTGTTTAGATTTCTTAATGAGATGGATAACAACCTCTGTATCGGAAGTCGAGTTGAAAATGCTGCCAGAGCGCTCTAAAAACTGTTTTAAATGTGTCGCATTCACTAAGTTCCCATTATGGGCAATTGCCAGTGAGCCAGTTGAAGAACGGAATAATAACGGCTGAACATTTTCCAGTCCTTTGCCGCCTGCTGTTGCATATCGTACATGCGCAATTGCCGCATGCCCTACTACTTTACGTAATTTATCTTCATTGAACACGTCATTTACTAGACCTTCCCCGCGTACAGCCTGAAGCTGATTACCGTCAGTTGTGACGATACCAGCTCCTTCCTGTCCACGATGCTGCAATGCGTGTAAACCGTAATAACTTAAGTGCGCTGCATCTTGATTGCCCCAAATGCCAAATACGCCACATTCCTCATTTAAGCCTCTGATTTCAGCAAGCATGGAATTGCTCCTTTCCAGGCAGAACGGAATTCCTCCACAGTACCCTCAACAAGTACATCAGTTTCGCCGCTAATTTTAATGTTTGCGTCGTCTGTTACTGTACCAATTTTTTGTGCGTCTTTTACGATTGTTTCAAAGCCTTCTGCATGTTCAGCTTTCACTGTTAATACAAAGCGTGATTGTGATTCTGCGAATAGAGCCGTTGTTGCAGAGCCTGTTAATGCTACGTCTAAACCTAAACCTTTTGCAGCGAAAGTTTTCTCCGCTAATGCAACCGCAACTCCGCCTTCAGAAACATCATGCGCTGACTGAACAAGTCCTGCTTGAATTGCTTCCAAAATAGATTGTTGACGTGCCGCTTCTACTGTTAAGTCGATTGAAGGTGCTTTACCTGAAATGCCGCCTTCCACTAACTTTTGTAATTCAGAACCACCGAATTCTGTTTTTGTGTCACCTACTACGTACACAACGTCACCGGCAGCTTTAACTTCCTGTGTTGTAACATGCGCTAAATCTTTTACTAATCCCACCATACCGATTGTTGGTGTTGGATAAACCGCTTCACCTGAACGCTCGTTGTACATTGATACGTTACCGCCAATTACTGGTGCATCTAATGCTAAACAAGCTTCCGCAATACCGTCAGCCGATTTTTGGATTTGCCAGAAGATTTCTGGTTTTTCCGGGTTACCGAAGTTAAGGCAGTCTGTAATTGCAAGTGGTTGTCCACCAGAACATACGATGTTACGAGCTGCTTCAGCAACAGCAATTTTCCCGCCAGTTGTCGGATCAAGGTAAATATAGCGAGCATTACAGTCTGTCGTCATCGCCAACCCTTTATTTGTACCACGTACACGTAATACTGCTGCGTCCGAACCTGGTGCTACAACTGTATTTGTACGAACTTGATAGTCATATTGATCGTAAACCCACTCTTTTGAAGCGATTGTTGGTGCTTTTAAAAGTGCTGTTAACGTTTCTTTATAATCTGTTACGTTTGGTTCTGCATTTTCCATTGCCTGATATTCTGCAAAGTAAGCTGGTTCTGTATCCGGCATATTGTAAACCGGTGCGTCTTCAGCCAGTGCATCTGCAGGAACTTCTGCTACAACTTCACCTTTGTGCAGTAAACGAAGCATTTTATCTTCTGTTACTTTTCCTACAGCTACAGCATCAAGTTCATATTTATCGAAAATCGCTTTAATTTCATCTTCACGACCTGCTTTTACAACGATCAGCATACGCTCCTGAGATTCTGATAACATCATTTCGTAAGCTGACATGTTTGTTTCACGTTGAGGAACTAAGTCCAAGTTCATCTCTACACCAGTACCGGCTTTAGAAGCCATTTCCGCTGAAGATGAAGTAAGACCTGCTGCACCCATATCTTGAATACCAACTAATG is a genomic window containing:
- a CDS encoding adenine deaminase C-terminal domain-containing protein, whose translation is MPEISWKLSNIREQVGIIDGHAAPSLVLKNAKYLHSMMKSWATGNIWISNDRIIYVGKELPANVEGTEVIDLAGKVVVPGYIEPHVHPFQLYNPHSFAEFSAQTGTTTFISDNMTLVSLMKNKKAFSFMDELAKLPFSFYWWSRFDSQTELENERELYSNASVLEWLDRHDVLLGGELTGWPRLMRGDDQMLYWIQAAKHKGKKIEGHLPGASEKTLAKMRLLGVDGDHESMTIEDIEARLQHGYAVTLRYSSIRPDLPNLLKAVVDKGYEIFDQLMMTTDGSTPSFHEDGVMDKCIRAALEAGVRPVDAYNMASYNVARYYNMTNLHGLIATGRYANINILSDEYSPTPEAVISKGVWLKRDNKDLKAFPEVDLSLFGNLKIDFDLHEGDFQFSMPIGVEMVNDVITKPYSIKNLGHHHTLSTEHDESYLMLVDRNGKWRINTMIKGFATHVKGFASSYSNTGDIILIGKSMHDMQHAFRELKKMNGGIVLVEDDQIVTSIPLTLAGSIYDGTVNEVIPLELALKSALKKRGYHHTDAIYTLLFLQSTHLPYIRITTRGIFDVMKNKVMLPAVMR
- the purM gene encoding phosphoribosylformylglycinamidine cyclo-ligase, whose translation is MSKAYEQAGVNIEAGYEAVKRMKSHVERTNRLGVMGTFGGFGGMFDLSALNLKEPVLISGTDGVGTKLKLAFMVDKHDTIGVDCVAMCVNDIVAQGAEPLYFLDYVAVGKAEPAKIEQIVKGVADGCVQSGAALIGGETAEMPGLYEEDEYDLAGFAVGACEKSDIITGEKIVEGDVLIGLASSGVHSNGYSLVRKIVFADNEIAVDAVVEGYEDLGPIGEALLVPTKLYAKPVLAALKAADVHGCAHVTGGGFYENLPRMMPQGLATEIDLGSWPVLRIFEFLKEKGALADKDLYNVFNMGIGFVIAVPASEADKVIAAVEAEGEKAYTIGRVVNGEGVIFNGEHDGSLV
- the purD gene encoding phosphoribosylamine--glycine ligase: MNILVIGSGGREHAIAKQFNNAPSVQKVFVAPGNDGMKQDAQIVAIDALDFAALAQFVKENEVALTFVGPEQPLAEGIVDYFNEQGLVIFGPTKAAAKIEGSKSYAKEIMNKYNIPTAAHETFTEADKAVDYIKAQGAPIVIKADGLAAGKGVIVAMTEQEAIEAVEDMIGNQRFGDSSSRVVVEEFLEGEEFSFMSFVHKGQIYPMVIAQDHKRAYDGDKGPNTGGMGAYSPVPQISEDIVKVAYDTIVEPTVKAMDAEGVSFTGILYAGLILTAKGPKVIEFNARFGDPETQVVLPRMASDFGEFMMSLMKDQLFDLQWKEEAMLGVVVAAEGYPGDVEKGNALPELSDIELPVFHAGTKLAGDQFVGNGGRVLLVASEAATLKEAQEKVYAELAKKEWTNFFFRKDIGWRTFK
- the purN gene encoding phosphoribosylglycinamide formyltransferase — encoded protein: MGTKIAVFASGSGSNFQAIQEAISRGELNATIELVITDKPGAYVVTRAQNFGIPVMELAPKTFADKAAYEAKLVELLQEREIEWIILAGYMRLVGETLLSAYEHRIINIHPSLLPSFPGKDAIGQAMTHGVKVTGVTVHYVDAGMDTGKIISQGAVDVVDGNREATEERIHKLEHALYTKTLQQLFNVKK
- a CDS encoding multidrug ABC transporter ATPase — translated: MDIESVKNKDVLQLQQTIIFLKSEIAKYQNEISTLKSMDYYSMVNSLGQELSQLVNEKKELSLELMMLRKSFEKELSELHENIQLREEQRIKLISSIESLVEKKENLQKENKQLKETIEKTAKTETPSARSENYILAVEELDHLLRSFMNSNIEQLLSLRETINQQHDLLKHIKDKNDKIYSTLEEMAQIKDPENNSYSPTNEQSITRINLENQLQNLFIQATSFETELDEKLRILDEFDDKLLLLAIEIEKHKKGDI
- a CDS encoding YgaP-like transmembrane domain yields the protein MLTPNISETNAFIRMMCGVAMTAFGVGRIAHKPQCTVGRMMILAGSMKVAEGYYQYCPVVAMAKSEQMNEMMPVND
- the purH gene encoding bifunctional phosphoribosylaminoimidazolecarboxamide formyltransferase/IMP cyclohydrolase, which encodes MTKRALISVSDKNGILEFAKELVALGYEVLSTGGTKSLLQQNNVPVTAVDEVTNFPEILDGRVKTLNPMIHGGLLGKFDEPSHVAQMNEHGIRPIEIVCVNLYPFVETISKPDVSWDDAIENIDIGGPTMLRSAAKNHDYVTVIVDANDYSAVLEELKAEGKTTLTTRRRLAAKVFRHTAAYDSYISNHLSNAIGEEFPENLTLTYELKQTLRYGENPHQKAAFYAKRLGSDFSIAYATQLHGKELSYNNIQDANAALQIVKEFEMPAAVAVKHMNPCGVGTGETIEEAFNKAYEADPTSIFGGIIALNKEVDKATAEKLSGIFLEIIIAPSFTEEALEILTQKKNIRLLTIDFTQEKQDQFNVVAVEGGLLVQEPDRFGFTDANIQVVTDREPTEEEWEALKLGWAVVKHVKSNAIVVTDKQMTLGVGAGQMNRVGAAKIAFEQAGEKAQGAALASDAFFPMGDTVEAAAKAGIKAIIQPGGSIRDQESIDAANKYGITMVFTGVRHFKH
- the purL gene encoding phosphoribosylformylglycinamidine synthase subunit PurL translates to MLTTNFEPTPEQIKEKRLYADMGMSDAEFDLAIEKLGRIPNWTETGLFSVMWSEHCSYKKSKPVLRKFPTKGPQVLQGPGEGAGIVDIGDEQAVVFKMESHNHPSAIEPYQGAATGVGGIIRDVFSMGARPIAMLNSLRFGELKSARGKYLFEEVVAGIAGYGNCIGIPTVGGEIGFDPCYEGNPLVNAMCVGLIDHKDIQKGVAAGVGNTVMYVGAKTGRDGIHGATFSSEELTEDTEESRSAVQVGDPFMEKLLLEACLEVVKSDALVGIQDMGAAGLTSSSAEMASKAGTGVEMNLDLVPQRETNMSAYEMMLSESQERMLIVVKAGREDEIKAIFDKYELDAVAVGKVTEDKMLRLLHKGEVVAEVPADALAEDAPVYNMPDTEPAYFAEYQAMENAEPNVTDYKETLTALLKAPTIASKEWVYDQYDYQVRTNTVVAPGSDAAVLRVRGTNKGLAMTTDCNARYIYLDPTTGGKIAVAEAARNIVCSGGQPLAITDCLNFGNPEKPEIFWQIQKSADGIAEACLALDAPVIGGNVSMYNERSGEAVYPTPTIGMVGLVKDLAHVTTQEVKAAGDVVYVVGDTKTEFGGSELQKLVEGGISGKAPSIDLTVEAARQQSILEAIQAGLVQSAHDVSEGGVAVALAEKTFAAKGLGLDVALTGSATTALFAESQSRFVLTVKAEHAEGFETIVKDAQKIGTVTDDANIKISGETDVLVEGTVEEFRSAWKGAIPCLLKSEA
- the purF gene encoding amidophosphoribosyltransferase translates to MLAEIRGLNEECGVFGIWGNQDAAHLSYYGLHALQHRGQEGAGIVTTDGNQLQAVRGEGLVNDVFNEDKLRKVVGHAAIAHVRYATAGGKGLENVQPLLFRSSTGSLAIAHNGNLVNATHLKQFLERSGSIFNSTSDTEVVIHLIKKSKHSPFRSKVKEALSLLKGAFSIILLTNDQMIVARDRNGLRPLSLGKLGDSYVVASETCAFDLIGAEYVREVEPGELLIISNNGLEVDSYVEKDKRTMCAMEYVYLARPDSNIDEVNIHMARKRMGKELAKECAHIEADVVTGVPDSSISAAIGFSEASGIPYELGLIKNRYVGRTFIQPTQELRERGVKMKLSPVVQVVKGKRVVMVDDSIVRGTTSRRIVRMLKEAGAAEVHVVISSPPMTDPCYYGIDTSTHEELIASSHSVEDIRVAIEADTLTFLSLEGMVRATNRPFEDENGGLCVACFTGKYPTEIFPDTVLPHEKDC